A genomic stretch from Malus domestica chromosome 15, GDT2T_hap1 includes:
- the LOC103425029 gene encoding uncharacterized protein isoform X2 encodes MFVRKLVEKASKKPGGNSDSVKGSDIDPRVVFHHGIPSGCNLLTYDSIQKLLATSTKDGRIKLFGKDNTQALLESVNAVPSKFLQVWDIEKNLFADVHPFQEDITSFTVMQHSPYMYVGDSAGNVTVLKLEQEHIVQMKYTIPYSVSHGNNPTEVAGDTAVMHILPQPTAESKRVLIIFRDGIISLWDIRESKSVYTVGGNPLQSLHQEGKKVTSACWACPFGSKVVVGYNNGEICIWSIPRTEFPSESSTQSAPISKLNLGYKLDKVPIASLRWAYADGKANRLYVMGASDTASSNLLQVILLNEYTEGRTIKLGLQPPEPCVDMGIISSFSEQSKHRQDCFLLLGNSGHLYAYDDRSIEKYLVQSQSKSSPSLPRDIMVKIPFVDSKITIAKFITQNTHMLSSADEDYLLLAKSFPSLLSFETKLKDGTQLNASRFTGFSKVKNLYITGHSDGAINFWDLSCPLLIPIISLKQQSEDDLSLSGIPLTALFFDLNSRLLVSGDQSGTVRIFRLKPEPYANVSSFLSLQGSTKKGNDHIIQSVKLFKVNGSVVSVNINHSTGHLAVGSSKGYVSVIDIEGPTLLYQKQIASEISTGIVSLHFQTCSFHGFDKNILAVATEDSSVLALDSDNGNTLSTSLVHPKKPTRALFMQLLDAHDTLVNRSNILNGLDLIKGSSTVDDTTQKQFLLLLCSEKAAYIYSFTHIMQGVKKVIYKKKFQSSCCWASTFQTSNDLGLILLFTSGKIEIRSLPDLSFIKETSIRGFTYSTPKPNSFSDSSICSSCEGELVMVNGDQEIFLFTLSLHNNSFRLLDFLNLTYQKDLIVSQEELVAGCATPKEKKKGIFSSVIKDIVGSKPKNVPEIETADTRESIEELSAIFSTANFRVDAENTNHQAVDDDDLQLDLDDIDIDMDMDIPGEKPKEQSMLAALNKEKLTSKFMAFKGKVMKQMKSKNEKNSGKQEEQQDEKVGQVDEIKKRYGFSSSESNVAKIAQSKLQENTRKLQGINLRATDMQDTAQSFSSLAKEVLRTEQDRRNS; translated from the exons CCTGGAGGAAATTCTGATAGTGTTAAAGGCAGTGATATCGATCCACGTGTAGTATTCCATCATGGAATACCATCAGGCTGTAACTTGTTGACTTATGACTCCATCCAAAAATTACTTGCAACTTCAACCAA GGATGGCAGAATCAAATTGTTTGGCAAAGATAACACTCAAGCTCTACTTGAGTCTGTCAATGCAGTTCCAAGCAAGTTCTTACAG GTTTGGGACATTGAAAAGAACCTGTTTGCTGATGTTCATCCTTTTCAAGAAGATATAACCTCGTTCACTGTTATGCAGCATAGCCCATACAT GTATGTTGGAGATTCTGCTGGTAATGTTACGGTTTTGAAGCTTGAGCAAGAACATATAGTCCAAATGAAATACACTATACCCTACTCAGTTTCTCATG GGAATAATCCAACTGAAGTTGCTGGTGATACTGCTGTGATGCATATACTGCCTCAACCAACAGCTGAAAGTAAGAG GGTTCTGATAATTTTTAGAGATGGCATAATATCATTATGGGACATTCGAGAAAGCAAATCTGTATACACAGTGGGAGGAAATCCATTGCAATCACTTCATCAGGAAGGGAAAAAGGTGACCTCTGCATGCTGGGCATGTCCCTTTGGGAgtaaagttgttgttggctacAATAATGGAGAGATTTGCATCTGGAGTATTCCAAGAACTGAATTTCCTTCAGAGTCTAGCACGCAAAGTGCTCCAATATCCAAACTCAATCTTGGATATAAGTTGGACAAAGTGCCTATAGCATCACTGAGATGGGCTTATGCCGATGGGAAGGCAAATCGGTTATATGTTATGGGCGCGTCTGACACTGCATCTTCAAACTTGTTGCAG GTAATTCTGTTGAATGAGTATACCGAAGGTCGAACTATCAAATTAGGGCTTCAACCGCCGGAGCCTTGTGTTGACATGGGGATCATTTCAAGCTTTAGTGAGCAAAGCAAACATAGGCAAGACTGTTTTCTTTTGCTTGGTAACTCAGGACATCTTTATGCCTATGATGATCGTTCCATCGAGAAGTATCTTGTACAAAGCCAATCTAAGTCTTCGCCTTCGTTACCAAGGGATATCATGGTGAAGATACCATTTGTTGACTCAAAGATTACCATAGCAAAATTCATCACACAAAATACCCACATGCTAAGTTCTGCAGATGAG GACTACCTTCTGCTGGCGAAAAGCTTTCCATCTCTCCTTTCTTTCGAGACAAAACTGAAAGATGGGACTCAGTTAAATGCATCCCGTTTTACTGGATTTTCAAAAGTCAAAAATTTGTACATAACTGGACACAGTGATGGAGCcataaatttttgggatttgtcATGTCCACTTTTAATACCAATTATATCATTAAAGCAACAG AGTGAGGATGATCTTTCTTTAAGCGGTATACCACTCACAGCGTTGTTTTTCGATTTGAACTCCCGGCTTCTTGTTTCTGGAGATCAGAGTGGAACA GTTCGAATCTTTAGACTCAAGCCAGAACCATATGCCAACGTGAGCAGTTTCCTGTCTCTTCAAG GAagtacaaagaaaggaaacgaTCACATCATCCAAAGTGTGAAACTTTTTAAGGTTAATGGTTCTGTAGTTTCTGTGAACATAAATCACAGCACAGGACATCTTGCTGTCGGGTCTAGTAAAGGATAT GTTTCGGTTATTGATATAGAAGGGCCAACTCTGTTATATCAAAAGCAAATTGCAAGTGAAATATCCACCGGCATTGTCTCCCTGCATTTCCAAACCTGCAGTTTTCATGGTTTTGACAAGAACATCTTAGCGGTTGCAACAGAGGACTCATCCGTTTTGGCTCTTGATAGTGATAATGGAAACACATTGAGCACCAGTTTGGTTCATCCTAAGAAACCCACCAGAGCACTTTTCATGCAACTCTTGG ATGCGCATGATACACTGGTAAACAGATCGAATATATTGAACGGTCTTGATTTGATCAAAGGGAGTAGTACAGTTGACGACACCACACAAAAGCAGTTTCTGCTACTGCTGTGTTCTGAGAAGGCTGCATATATATACTCCTTCACACATATCATGCAG GGAGTTAAGAAGGTAATCTACAAGAAGAAGTTCCAATCATCTTGCTGCTGGGCATCAACATTTCAAACCTCCAATGATTTAGGCCTTATTCTCCTTTTTACAAGTGGAAAAATTGAAATAAG GTCCTTGCCAGATTTATCCTTCATAAAGGAGACTTCAATAAGAGGCTTCACATACTCCACTCCGAaaccaaattcattttctgacaGTTCGATATGTTCTTCGTGCGAAGGAGAACTTGTTATG GTGAACGGTGATCAGgaaatatttctcttcactcttTCGCTCCACAACAACAGCTTcag GCTGTTAGACTTTTTGAACTTGACTTACCAGAAAGATTTGATAGTTTCACAAGAAGAGCTTGTCGCTGGATGTGCCActccaaaggagaagaaaaag GGTATATTTAGCTCAGTCATTAAAGATATCGTGGGAAGCAAACCGAAGAATGTACCTGAGATAGAAACTGCAGATACTAGAGAAAGTATCGAAGAACTTTCAGCTATCTTTTCAACTGCTAACTTTCGAGTTGACGCTGAGAATACAAATCACCAGGCTGTGGATGATGATGATCTTCAGCTAGACCTAG ATGACATTGACATCGACATGGACATGGACATTCCTGGAGAAAAACCGAAAGAGCAGAGTATGTTGGCAGCTCTGAACAAGGAGAAGTTGACAAGCAAATTTATGGCCTTTAAAG GTAAAGTGATGAAACAGATGAAGTCGAAAAATGAGAAGAACTCCGGTAAGCAGGAAGAGCAACAGGATGAGAAGGTTGGTCAAGTTGACGAAATTAAGAAGCGATATGGATTTTCGTCAAGT GAATCAAACGTTGCTAAAATAGCACAAAGCAAGCTGCAGGAGAATACGAGAAAGTTGCAGGGCATTAACCTAAGAGCTACAGATATGCAAGACACAGCTCAATCATTCTCATCCTTGGCGAAAGAAGTGTTGCGAACCGAACAGGATAGGCGAAACTCATGA
- the LOC103425029 gene encoding uncharacterized protein isoform X1: MFVRKLVEKASKKPGGNSDSVKGSDIDPRVVFHHGIPSGCNLLTYDSIQKLLATSTKDGRIKLFGKDNTQALLESVNAVPSKFLQFMENQGILINVNIRNHIEVWDIEKNLFADVHPFQEDITSFTVMQHSPYMYVGDSAGNVTVLKLEQEHIVQMKYTIPYSVSHGNNPTEVAGDTAVMHILPQPTAESKRVLIIFRDGIISLWDIRESKSVYTVGGNPLQSLHQEGKKVTSACWACPFGSKVVVGYNNGEICIWSIPRTEFPSESSTQSAPISKLNLGYKLDKVPIASLRWAYADGKANRLYVMGASDTASSNLLQVILLNEYTEGRTIKLGLQPPEPCVDMGIISSFSEQSKHRQDCFLLLGNSGHLYAYDDRSIEKYLVQSQSKSSPSLPRDIMVKIPFVDSKITIAKFITQNTHMLSSADEDYLLLAKSFPSLLSFETKLKDGTQLNASRFTGFSKVKNLYITGHSDGAINFWDLSCPLLIPIISLKQQSEDDLSLSGIPLTALFFDLNSRLLVSGDQSGTVRIFRLKPEPYANVSSFLSLQGSTKKGNDHIIQSVKLFKVNGSVVSVNINHSTGHLAVGSSKGYVSVIDIEGPTLLYQKQIASEISTGIVSLHFQTCSFHGFDKNILAVATEDSSVLALDSDNGNTLSTSLVHPKKPTRALFMQLLDAHDTLVNRSNILNGLDLIKGSSTVDDTTQKQFLLLLCSEKAAYIYSFTHIMQGVKKVIYKKKFQSSCCWASTFQTSNDLGLILLFTSGKIEIRSLPDLSFIKETSIRGFTYSTPKPNSFSDSSICSSCEGELVMVNGDQEIFLFTLSLHNNSFRLLDFLNLTYQKDLIVSQEELVAGCATPKEKKKGIFSSVIKDIVGSKPKNVPEIETADTRESIEELSAIFSTANFRVDAENTNHQAVDDDDLQLDLDDIDIDMDMDIPGEKPKEQSMLAALNKEKLTSKFMAFKGKVMKQMKSKNEKNSGKQEEQQDEKVGQVDEIKKRYGFSSSESNVAKIAQSKLQENTRKLQGINLRATDMQDTAQSFSSLAKEVLRTEQDRRNS, from the exons CCTGGAGGAAATTCTGATAGTGTTAAAGGCAGTGATATCGATCCACGTGTAGTATTCCATCATGGAATACCATCAGGCTGTAACTTGTTGACTTATGACTCCATCCAAAAATTACTTGCAACTTCAACCAA GGATGGCAGAATCAAATTGTTTGGCAAAGATAACACTCAAGCTCTACTTGAGTCTGTCAATGCAGTTCCAAGCAAGTTCTTACAG TTTATGGAGAACCAAGGGATACTTATAAATGTAAATATTAGAAACCACATTGAG GTTTGGGACATTGAAAAGAACCTGTTTGCTGATGTTCATCCTTTTCAAGAAGATATAACCTCGTTCACTGTTATGCAGCATAGCCCATACAT GTATGTTGGAGATTCTGCTGGTAATGTTACGGTTTTGAAGCTTGAGCAAGAACATATAGTCCAAATGAAATACACTATACCCTACTCAGTTTCTCATG GGAATAATCCAACTGAAGTTGCTGGTGATACTGCTGTGATGCATATACTGCCTCAACCAACAGCTGAAAGTAAGAG GGTTCTGATAATTTTTAGAGATGGCATAATATCATTATGGGACATTCGAGAAAGCAAATCTGTATACACAGTGGGAGGAAATCCATTGCAATCACTTCATCAGGAAGGGAAAAAGGTGACCTCTGCATGCTGGGCATGTCCCTTTGGGAgtaaagttgttgttggctacAATAATGGAGAGATTTGCATCTGGAGTATTCCAAGAACTGAATTTCCTTCAGAGTCTAGCACGCAAAGTGCTCCAATATCCAAACTCAATCTTGGATATAAGTTGGACAAAGTGCCTATAGCATCACTGAGATGGGCTTATGCCGATGGGAAGGCAAATCGGTTATATGTTATGGGCGCGTCTGACACTGCATCTTCAAACTTGTTGCAG GTAATTCTGTTGAATGAGTATACCGAAGGTCGAACTATCAAATTAGGGCTTCAACCGCCGGAGCCTTGTGTTGACATGGGGATCATTTCAAGCTTTAGTGAGCAAAGCAAACATAGGCAAGACTGTTTTCTTTTGCTTGGTAACTCAGGACATCTTTATGCCTATGATGATCGTTCCATCGAGAAGTATCTTGTACAAAGCCAATCTAAGTCTTCGCCTTCGTTACCAAGGGATATCATGGTGAAGATACCATTTGTTGACTCAAAGATTACCATAGCAAAATTCATCACACAAAATACCCACATGCTAAGTTCTGCAGATGAG GACTACCTTCTGCTGGCGAAAAGCTTTCCATCTCTCCTTTCTTTCGAGACAAAACTGAAAGATGGGACTCAGTTAAATGCATCCCGTTTTACTGGATTTTCAAAAGTCAAAAATTTGTACATAACTGGACACAGTGATGGAGCcataaatttttgggatttgtcATGTCCACTTTTAATACCAATTATATCATTAAAGCAACAG AGTGAGGATGATCTTTCTTTAAGCGGTATACCACTCACAGCGTTGTTTTTCGATTTGAACTCCCGGCTTCTTGTTTCTGGAGATCAGAGTGGAACA GTTCGAATCTTTAGACTCAAGCCAGAACCATATGCCAACGTGAGCAGTTTCCTGTCTCTTCAAG GAagtacaaagaaaggaaacgaTCACATCATCCAAAGTGTGAAACTTTTTAAGGTTAATGGTTCTGTAGTTTCTGTGAACATAAATCACAGCACAGGACATCTTGCTGTCGGGTCTAGTAAAGGATAT GTTTCGGTTATTGATATAGAAGGGCCAACTCTGTTATATCAAAAGCAAATTGCAAGTGAAATATCCACCGGCATTGTCTCCCTGCATTTCCAAACCTGCAGTTTTCATGGTTTTGACAAGAACATCTTAGCGGTTGCAACAGAGGACTCATCCGTTTTGGCTCTTGATAGTGATAATGGAAACACATTGAGCACCAGTTTGGTTCATCCTAAGAAACCCACCAGAGCACTTTTCATGCAACTCTTGG ATGCGCATGATACACTGGTAAACAGATCGAATATATTGAACGGTCTTGATTTGATCAAAGGGAGTAGTACAGTTGACGACACCACACAAAAGCAGTTTCTGCTACTGCTGTGTTCTGAGAAGGCTGCATATATATACTCCTTCACACATATCATGCAG GGAGTTAAGAAGGTAATCTACAAGAAGAAGTTCCAATCATCTTGCTGCTGGGCATCAACATTTCAAACCTCCAATGATTTAGGCCTTATTCTCCTTTTTACAAGTGGAAAAATTGAAATAAG GTCCTTGCCAGATTTATCCTTCATAAAGGAGACTTCAATAAGAGGCTTCACATACTCCACTCCGAaaccaaattcattttctgacaGTTCGATATGTTCTTCGTGCGAAGGAGAACTTGTTATG GTGAACGGTGATCAGgaaatatttctcttcactcttTCGCTCCACAACAACAGCTTcag GCTGTTAGACTTTTTGAACTTGACTTACCAGAAAGATTTGATAGTTTCACAAGAAGAGCTTGTCGCTGGATGTGCCActccaaaggagaagaaaaag GGTATATTTAGCTCAGTCATTAAAGATATCGTGGGAAGCAAACCGAAGAATGTACCTGAGATAGAAACTGCAGATACTAGAGAAAGTATCGAAGAACTTTCAGCTATCTTTTCAACTGCTAACTTTCGAGTTGACGCTGAGAATACAAATCACCAGGCTGTGGATGATGATGATCTTCAGCTAGACCTAG ATGACATTGACATCGACATGGACATGGACATTCCTGGAGAAAAACCGAAAGAGCAGAGTATGTTGGCAGCTCTGAACAAGGAGAAGTTGACAAGCAAATTTATGGCCTTTAAAG GTAAAGTGATGAAACAGATGAAGTCGAAAAATGAGAAGAACTCCGGTAAGCAGGAAGAGCAACAGGATGAGAAGGTTGGTCAAGTTGACGAAATTAAGAAGCGATATGGATTTTCGTCAAGT GAATCAAACGTTGCTAAAATAGCACAAAGCAAGCTGCAGGAGAATACGAGAAAGTTGCAGGGCATTAACCTAAGAGCTACAGATATGCAAGACACAGCTCAATCATTCTCATCCTTGGCGAAAGAAGTGTTGCGAACCGAACAGGATAGGCGAAACTCATGA
- the LOC103425028 gene encoding uncharacterized protein isoform X1 codes for MAGPGKCLLVTGPPGVGKSTLVMRVFETLKASYPNLKIQGFYTSEVREGSERVGFQVVTLDGRTAPLSSSTISSPESLRWPTVGKYKVDVASFESLALPELQVREDTDLFIVDEVGKMELFSSSFFPCVLRILESNVPFLATVPIPKFGRDIPAVARLKNHPGATMFTLSKGNRDAVKEEIYSHLVALLSKQ; via the exons ATGGCCGGCCCCGGAAAGTGCTTGCTGGTGACTGGACCTCCT GGTGTGGGCAAAAGCACTTTAGTAATGAGAGTGTTTGAAACCCTAAAAGCATCATATCCAAACTTAAAAATTCAGGGTTTCTACACta GTGAGGTTAGAGAAGGAAGTGAGAGAGTGGGGTTCCAGGTGGTCACGTTGGACGGCCGTACAGCTCCCCTCTCATCCTCCACCATTTCCAG CCCAGAGTCTTTGAGATGGCCTACCGTGGGGAAGTACAAAGTAGATGTTGCGTCGTTTGAGTCACTGGCACTGCCTGAATTGCAG GTAAGAGAAGATACCGATCTATTCATCGTTGATGAAGTTGGGAAGATGGAGTTGTTCAGTTCATCGTtcttcccttgtgttttaaGGATTCTGGAGTCCAATGTCCCGTTTTTGGCCACAGTCCCAATTCCAAAATTCGGTCGTGATATACCTGCAG TTGCAAGGTTGAAGAATCATCCGGGGGCAACAATGTTTACGCTGAGCAAAGGTAACAGGGATGCTGTTAAAGAAGAGATATACTCCCATTTGGTAGCTTTGTTGAGTAAACAATAA
- the LOC103425028 gene encoding uncharacterized protein isoform X2, giving the protein MAGPGKCLLVTGPPGVGKSTLVMRVFETLKASYPNLKIQGEVREGSERVGFQVVTLDGRTAPLSSSTISSPESLRWPTVGKYKVDVASFESLALPELQVREDTDLFIVDEVGKMELFSSSFFPCVLRILESNVPFLATVPIPKFGRDIPAVARLKNHPGATMFTLSKGNRDAVKEEIYSHLVALLSKQ; this is encoded by the exons ATGGCCGGCCCCGGAAAGTGCTTGCTGGTGACTGGACCTCCT GGTGTGGGCAAAAGCACTTTAGTAATGAGAGTGTTTGAAACCCTAAAAGCATCATATCCAAACTTAAAAATTCAGG GTGAGGTTAGAGAAGGAAGTGAGAGAGTGGGGTTCCAGGTGGTCACGTTGGACGGCCGTACAGCTCCCCTCTCATCCTCCACCATTTCCAG CCCAGAGTCTTTGAGATGGCCTACCGTGGGGAAGTACAAAGTAGATGTTGCGTCGTTTGAGTCACTGGCACTGCCTGAATTGCAG GTAAGAGAAGATACCGATCTATTCATCGTTGATGAAGTTGGGAAGATGGAGTTGTTCAGTTCATCGTtcttcccttgtgttttaaGGATTCTGGAGTCCAATGTCCCGTTTTTGGCCACAGTCCCAATTCCAAAATTCGGTCGTGATATACCTGCAG TTGCAAGGTTGAAGAATCATCCGGGGGCAACAATGTTTACGCTGAGCAAAGGTAACAGGGATGCTGTTAAAGAAGAGATATACTCCCATTTGGTAGCTTTGTTGAGTAAACAATAA
- the LOC103425028 gene encoding uncharacterized protein isoform X3, whose protein sequence is MAGPGKCLLVTGPPVRLEKEVREWGSRWSRWTAVQLPSHPPPFPESLRWPTVGKYKVDVASFESLALPELQVREDTDLFIVDEVGKMELFSSSFFPCVLRILESNVPFLATVPIPKFGRDIPAVARLKNHPGATMFTLSKGNRDAVKEEIYSHLVALLSKQ, encoded by the exons ATGGCCGGCCCCGGAAAGTGCTTGCTGGTGACTGGACCTCCT GTGAGGTTAGAGAAGGAAGTGAGAGAGTGGGGTTCCAGGTGGTCACGTTGGACGGCCGTACAGCTCCCCTCTCATCCTCCACCATTTCCAG AGTCTTTGAGATGGCCTACCGTGGGGAAGTACAAAGTAGATGTTGCGTCGTTTGAGTCACTGGCACTGCCTGAATTGCAG GTAAGAGAAGATACCGATCTATTCATCGTTGATGAAGTTGGGAAGATGGAGTTGTTCAGTTCATCGTtcttcccttgtgttttaaGGATTCTGGAGTCCAATGTCCCGTTTTTGGCCACAGTCCCAATTCCAAAATTCGGTCGTGATATACCTGCAG TTGCAAGGTTGAAGAATCATCCGGGGGCAACAATGTTTACGCTGAGCAAAGGTAACAGGGATGCTGTTAAAGAAGAGATATACTCCCATTTGGTAGCTTTGTTGAGTAAACAATAA
- the LOC139187462 gene encoding high mobility group B protein 3-like: protein MGKARAAAPKRDTKLKSKSTGASKKPAKKAGKDPNKPKRPASAFFVFMEEFREKYKKDHPNNKSVAAVGKAGGEKWKSLSDAEKAPYQAKADKRKVEYNKNIQAYNKQLAEGPNEADEEESDKSKSEVNDDDDEDEDESGEEEDDDE from the exons ATGGGGAAAGCCAGAGCAGCTGCTCCCAAACGCGATACGAA GTTGAAGAGTAAGAGTACCGGAGCGAGCAAGAAGCCGGCGAAGAAAGCCGGAAAGGATCCGAACAAGCCGAAGAGGCCTGCGAGTGCCTTCTTCGTCTTCAT GGAGGAGTTCAGAGAGAAGTACAAGAAGGATCATCCAAACAACAAGTCGGTTGCTGCT GTCGGTAAGGCTGGCGGTGAGAAATGGAAATCGTTGTCAGATGCT GAGAAAGCTCCTTATCAAGCCAAGGCAGATAAGAGGAAGGTTGAGTATAACAAGAACATTCAGGCATACAACAAGCAATTA GCTGAAGGACCTAATGAAGCTGACGAAGAAGAGTCTGACAAGTCCAAGTCTGAGgtaaatgatgatgatgatgaggatgaggaCGAGAGCGGCGAG GAGGAAGACGACGATGAGTAG